The following is a genomic window from Capnocytophaga stomatis.
ACAGGAACATACATCGAAAAAGACCTTTCCATCAATGAAGAAATCGAAAAATTAAGGCTTAGTGCCACTTCTTCCTTGCTTTCGGGGCGACGTGATGTGCTGGTCGTGGCTTCCGTTTCGTGTCTGTACGGAATTGGGAATCCCGTTGAATTTCAGAAGAATGTCATCACTATCAAACGTGGAGAAATACTTCCTCGAACCAAATTTATGCATCGTTTGGTGCAAAGTTTGTACGCCCGAACTACTGCCGATTTCATTCACGGAAATTTCCGAGTGAAAGGCGATGTGGTGGACGTTTACCCCGGCTATTCCGATACGCCTTTCCGCATTCATTTCTTTGGAGATGAAATCGAAGAAATTGAAGTTTTTGACCCGCAAACTAACAAAGTAACAGAACGTTACGATAGCTTGAACATTTATCCCGCCAATATGTTCGTGACCTCGCCCGATGTATTGCAGAAAGCCATTTGGAACATTCAGCAGGATTTGACCAAACAAGTGGAATATTTTAAAGAAATAGGCAAACATCTGGAAGCCAAACGATTGGAAGAACGCACAAATTTCGATTTGGAGATGATTCGCGAGTTGGGATATTGTTCGGGTATTGAAAATTATTCTCGTTATTTGGACGGAAGAGAACCTGGTTCACGTCCGTTTTGTTTGTTGGATTATTTTCCTGATGATTTTCTGATGGTTATCGACGAAAGTCACGTAACCGTTCCGCAGGTGCACGCAATGTACGGAGGCGACCGCAGTCGGAAAGAAAATTTAGTGGAATACGGTTTTCGCTTGCCCGCTGCTTTGGACAATCGTCCGCTGAAATTTGAAGAATTTGAAGCACTTCAAAATCAGGTAATTTACGTAAGTGCCACACCTGCCGATTATGAACTTCAAAAAACGCAAGGAGTTTATGTTGAGCAGATTATCCGTCCGACAGGATTGCTTGACCCAGAAATTGAAATCCGTCCGAGCGAGAATCAAATTGATGATTTGGCAGAAGAAATTCAGCTTCGGGTGGAAAAAGACGAACGTATTTTGGTTACAACATTAACCAAACGAATGGCGGAAGAATTCACCAAATATCTTACCAAAATTGGGGTGCGTTGCCGATACATTCACAGCGATGTGGATACCCTTGAACGTGTGGAGATTATGCAAGATTTACGCCGTGGATTGTTCGATGTTTTGGTGGGCGTAAACCTGCTTCGTGAAGGATTGGATTTGCCCGAGGTTTCGCTCGTTGCCATTTTAGATGCTGACAAGGAAGGCTTTTTGCGTTCTACGCGTTCGCTGACCCAAACGGTGGGGCGTGCCGCTCGTAACGTAAACGGAAAAGCCATTATGTACGCCGATAAAATTACGCAAAGTATGCGAATTACCATTGACGACACCAACTATCGACGTGAAAAACAGATGAATTACAATCTTCGTAATGGTATCACACCCAAGCCTTTAAATAAAAAAATAGAAAACACTTTAAGTAAAAGTCCGATTACCGAATTTCACTACGACCCTTCGTTCAAAAAAGAAAAAGCACCTGAAAAAGAGCTTCTTTCCGAAAAAGAAATTGAGAAAAAAATCCGAGAAACTCGCAAACTGATGGAAACTGCCGCCAAAGAACTCGATTTTGTCAAAGCAGCTCAATATCGGGATGAAATAAAAAAATTGGAAGAAATGAAAAAATGATTTCTTGTCACTGAAAATGCTTTTTTATAGTGAGAATGTTAATTTTTTGTGCATCACAATTGACTTTCAAACTTTTTTATATCTTTGCCCCCGTTAATTTTTCAATTTATTTGTAATGATAAAGAAATTTTTATTTTCGGTTGCGATTTTTTCTACTTTTGCAATCAATGCCCAACAATCTTTTTCCGGGATAAACACAAGCCAATACGGTGGTATGTACAAAGGTACAACCAATCCCGCCAATTTTGTTGACGGAATGAGCAGATTTGCAATAAATGTTGTTTCAGTTGATGCCGATTTCGGGAACAACAAAATGGGATTAAACCTTGATTTGAAGAAAAGTTTTAATGACTTCACATCGCAAGCCTCTTCACACAATGACATCAATGCTGATGTGAACTTGGACGTGTTAGGACCTTCTTTTTATTTCCACGTAGGGCGAAAAAACGCTTTTGCTTTCACCTCAAGAGCTCGCGTGTTTATGGATGCACGAGGCATTGATGCTAAGGTACTTGAGTCTTTCTTATTAAATTCAAGCGATTTAAACCTTTCTCCTTCAGGATATTCTTTCAATCTTGATAAACAAAATGTTTCTGCCAACGCTTTCTCTGAATTTGCTTTTACTTGGGCAAGATTGTTAGCCAAAACAAGTAATCATTCCTTAAAAGCGGGTATCACTGCAAAATTTGTCAGAGGAGCAATCAGCACATACGCTGGTTTTTCGGAAATAAACGGAAATATCAAGGCTAATTTGATTGAAAACAACAATGATGCTATTGTAAATATAAACGTTCAAGGAAATCAAAATGCTGAATTTTTACTTTCAAACGGAGGTATCAATGTAACTAAGAGTCCAAAGTTTAATGATATTTTAAAATCTCAGACTTCTGCTTTAGGATTTGATTTTGGTTTCGTGTACGAATATCGTAAAGAAGGTTGCCCGAGCTGTACTACAACTCCTTATGATTTAAAACTTGGATTTTCTTTTACTGACATCGGTCGTTTGAAATATTCTGCTACCGAAGATTCTCAAAGATATTCTCTAAACGTGGGAAGTCACAACATTAATTTATCTGACGTTCAAAAAAGTATGGACGAAAGTCTTTTTGTTTCAAAAACATCTTTAAAAGGAGCTTCAATTATTTCTTCATTGCCAACATCGCTCAGATTGAATGCCGATGTACGCATCACAGGACCTATTTTTGTAGATGTATCTGCAAATTTCAACATTACAAATACCAGCAAAGTTTACAACACTTCGTACGCAAGCGGATTTGTAATCACTCCACGAGTGGAATGGAAATACATCGGGTTTTATCTTCCTATGTCAAGTGCCATCGGGATGGGAACAAACGTAGGAACAGCCGTTCGTTTAGGTCCTCTTTTCATTGGTTCAAGAAGTATTGTTAGTAATTTAATGTCTAAAAACGCAAAAGAATTAAACCTATTTGGCGGACTTCAATTTGAAATATAATATTTAGAAAATCATATTTTTTTGAAAAACAATGTGCTGAAATGGTACATTGTTTTTTTTATTAATAATCTTCTTTCGTAATTTCTGCTAATCAAAATCTTGATTATTTAAATAAAAAATTTACCTTTGTAAATATTTATCTTTTTTGAAAAATGAAACACTTAACATACTTATTATTAGTCTTTATTGGTTTTCCGATATCTGCCTTTTCACAAGATGATTCCGATGATGGAATGATTCAAACAAAAACCGAAAAAAAGGAAAAAAAAGGACGAGGACAGAAATATCTGGAAGACCAGTTTTACGTTGGGCTAACGTATGACTATTTGATTTCTGATGCGAGTAAAGTTGTTCAGCACAGCCTTTCCAGAGGAATACACGCTGGTTTTCAGAAAGATTTACCAATGAACCAACGCAGAAATATTGGTATTGCCTTGGGGGTTGGATATTCTTACGATTTGGTTTACAGCAATATTTTTCGCGAAAACACTTCTGATTTATATCATATCGTAAGTAATTTGAACGATTTGAATATCAACAAAAATTATTTTGAAACACACACGCTCGAATTCCCCATTGAGTTTCGTTGGCGAACTTCAACAGCTGAAAATCACAAATTTTGGCGAATTTACACGGGAATGAAGTTGGGATATGTTTTCGGAGCAAGAAGCCTTTACAAGCGCGACGATATCACTATTTACTTCAATAACTCAGACCTTAACAAAGATTGGCATTTTAAGGTTTATTCAGCTTTCGGGTACAACACCTGGAATTTTTTCATACAGTACAATCTGTCTTCCATTCTCAAAAATGCGAAGTTGGAAAATAACGCTTCTCTGAAATCTTCTCTTTTACAAATGGGGTTGATTTTCTATATTTTATAGTTTCTTGAAAGTTTGATTATGGAAGAAAATATTACACGTTGGCGATTAATTCTCGGGCAAGATGCAAGAGCTTTGGAAAATGCTTCTTTAAATGAGCAACAATCCATAATGGATTCTGCCTTGTCTGCCATCTATGACGGAGATACAACGAAAAATAACGGAAGTAGGAAGGCTGGTTTGGGCTCTTCTGCTCCAAATTTAGCCAAATGGCTTACCGATGTACGGAGTTTCTTTCCACAAGATGTAGTTAGCATAATTCAATCCGATGCCATTGAACGTAAAGGGCTTACAAAGCTTTTATTTGAACCCGAAACTCTTAAAAATGTAAAACCTGATATCTCAATAGTCGGGACTTTAATGGCTTTGAAAGGGCAAATTCCCGAAAAATCAAAAGAAGCTGCACGCCAACTTGTTAAGGAAGTGGTAAATGAAATTATGAAACGAATGGAGCAGGATTTGCGTCGTGCCGTGACAGGAGCTTTAAACAAAAAAGCTCATTCTCCCATTTCTAATTTCGCCTCAACTGATTGGAAAAGAACTATTAACCGAAATCTTAAAAATTACGACACGAAAACCAAACGCCTAATTCCTGAAAAATTTTACTTTTTTGAACGTAGCCAAAAACAAAAAAATTGGACTGTTATTTTGGATATCGACCAAAGCGGTTCGATGTGCGATTCAATCATTTACTCATCGGTAATGGGTTCTATCTTTGCAAGTATGCCGGCATTGGACACGCACGTAGTTGCCTTTGACACACAAGTTACAGACCTTACCGAACTTTGCAGGCAAGACCCTGTGGATATGCTTTTTGGAGTGCAACTCGGAGGAGGAACAGATATCAACAAATCCGTTGCTTACTGCCAAACGCTAATCGAAAATCCAAGAAAAACAATGTTTATCCTGATTTCGGATTTGTACGAAGGTGGCGTGAGAACAGGATTACTCCGACGGCTTTCACAAATGCACGAAGACGGAGTAAAAGTAATTGTTTTGCTCGCTCTTTCCGATAGCGGAAGACCCGATTATGATGAAAAATTAGGAAAAGAAATCAGTAAATTAGGAATTGCCTGCTTTGCCTGCACTCCCGATAAATTACCCGAATTAGTGGAAGCATCACTGAAAGGTCACGACTTAAAAAAATTTGAAACGTCCTCAAAACAACAAATATAATCGAAAAAAGACTTCTGAGTTTCAGAAGTCTTTTTTTGGTTTTTACCGAGATTTTCTTAAATTCCTATCTCAACTTGGAATCGTAAGTACCACTCTTTTTGAGAATTATCAAGCAAGGTTTTATTAGTTCTGGTAATTTCCATCTGAGCCTTGAATGCGTGTTCCCAAATGTATTTAGTAACTCCTAATGAAAGTTGATTTCGCTTAGGCATTATGTCTTTCAAATCATTAGTTGGAGCAAGGTGCGAATATCTGGAAGCAATTTCCCAGTTACTTGGGAAAGCATAACTCAACTGAGCATCAAATCCACGCCCAGTCTCTACAAATGACTTTGCACTCAAATCAACCAAAGGATTATTTGCTGTACGTTGCATATATGATGCCATTGCAGCCCAACCGTTGTATTTCATCAAACCATCAACTAACACTGATTGCAAATTTCTGGTTTGGTCATTAACCAATGTATTTCCGTTTTGCCCCTGAGTTTTTGTAGCGTTGTGGTTATAATGATAGGTCGCTCCGAAATAAAGTTTTGGCGTTTCCTCCCTTAAAATATCTCCTTCAAAGTATTCACCACCTTTTTTAAATTTACCCAAAGGAAGAACCTCAAAACGAGCAGTATAGGCAAGTCCTGTATTTCTACCAACAAAATCGCGCCCCTCACCTGTAGTCACGGCAGTTTTAAAATTGTAAGAAAATTTATCGTTATATTGTTTCAGATAATGAACTTGAAAACCGAAATCTCTGTCTATATTAAAGGTTGCATTATTGATAGAACGGTCTGTAAGTTGTAACGCTCCAGAAGAATTGATTCGCTGGCGATTCCCTGGTAATTTCGTTTGTCCGAAGCTCAACAACCAATTTTTATTAGGTTTGTAGAAAACAATTGCATCACGAATGATGTGGTTTCCGTTTACGTCACGGGGAGCAAAAGAGAGCTGTATCGTATAACCAAACTTTGGATCTGCAACAAAACCTTCAAATCGTAAACGTAATCTCCGAATATAAGCCTCATAGCCTACTTCATCATTTTTGTCCGTAACCACACTGAAACGATTCTGCATCCTAAAACGAATATTCATCTGAAATAAACTATCAGGAGCCGTTATCCCTACTCCTTTTTTAAAATCATAGTAAGGTGTCAGCTGTTCTTTATCTTCGTTTACTGCTTTCTGTGCAAACAAAATTGAGGAACTTACCATCAATAAATAAAAAAATAATCTCTTCATCTCATTACATTTTTTAATTTTGCGAAGATAACAAAAATAAATCTTATTAATCAACTAAGTTTATATTATTAGAAAACAAAAGTTTATTTTTTATAAGCATAATTTCTAAATCAAAAAAATCATTTGTATAACATTTATAAAAAAATCAAAAAACAATAACATAAAACGTTAAAATACATTTTTCAATAAAAAAGTAACCACAAAAATTGTTTTGTAATCATTTTTTACATACATTTGCATTATAATTATTCTTTTTCTTAAAAGAAGCATATAAAAGCATTTATTTAACAGATAATATGATTATAACAAAAAATCTTTTAGAAAGGAATTTTTATAACTGCATAAGAGAGATGATTATATTTTTGTTGATTTGAGACTGACTGATTTTTCAGCAGTCTCTTTTTTTTGCTCTTCTTCAATCAGAATTAATTCCGCTTCATAAGAACAATAACAAAAAAACAAGGTTCGAAAAGTACATTTCGAACCTTGTTATATAATTCTATTTTAACTAATTAGGCTTCTCCTTTTAATCCAAATAGAGGAATTGAGTGATGTGAATTCTCATCGATTATTCCGTTGGCTTTTTCAAATCGTTGTATGTTTTCGGACAACGCATTTAGCAAACGTTTTGCGTGTTGTGGCGTTAAAATAACCCGACTGCGTACTCTCGCCTTCGGAATTCCCGGCATAACACTCACAAAATCAACAACAAACTCACTCATTGAATGATTGATAATCGCCAAGTTTGAGTATATACCATCAGCAACTTTTTCATCAAGTTCAATACTCAACTGTCCTTCATTTTCTTTCAAATCACTCATAATCTATTTTGATTTTTTCTTTTCAGCAACTTCCATTTCTGCTTTTGAACCTACGAGGATTTTTTCGTAACGTTTCAAACCTGTTCCTGCAGGAATTCTATGTCCTACAACCACGTTTTCTTTCAATCCGTCGAGTGTATCTACTTTTCCGCTTACGGCTGCTTCGTTCAACACTTTTGTAGTTTCTTGGAAAGATGCCGCTGAAATGAACGACTTGGTTTGCAACGATGCTCTTGTAATACCCTGTAACACAGGCGTAGCCGTTGCAGGAATAATATCACGAGCAATTACTAAATTCTTATCAGCACGTTTAAGTAGTGAATTTTCGTCACGCAATTGGCGGAGAGAAACAATCTGACCTGCTTTTAAATTCTCCGAATCACCAACGTCTTCAACTATTTTTTTACCGAATAATTTATCGTTTTCTTCGATAAAATCATCTTTATGAACAAGCTGACCTTCAAGGAACAAGGTATCTCCCGGGTCTTGAATTTCAACTTTACGCATCATCTGACGAACGATTACCTCAAAGTGCTTATCGTTAATTTTCACACCTTGCAAACGATATACCTCTTGTACCTCGTTTACCAAATATTGCTGAACCGCCGAAGGTCCTTTGATTTTCAAAATGTCATCCGGAGTTACAGAACCATCAGAAAGCGGTTTTCCGGCACGCACATAGTCGTTTTCCTGAACCAAGATTTGGCTTGACAATTTCACCAAATATTTACGCTCTTCACCCAAACGAGATGTAACAATAACCTCTTTATTTCCACGTTTGATTTTTCCGAACGAAACTACCCCGTCAATTTCAGAAACGATTGCAGGATTTGAAGGATTTCGTGCTTCGAAAAGCTCCGTAACTCGAGGTAAACCTCCTGTGATATCCCCTGATTTTGCAGAGTTACGCGGAATTTTTACCAATACTTTTCCTTCTTCAACTTTACTTGCGTTCTCAACCATAATGTGAGCACCAACCGGTAAAGTGTACGAACGTAACACCTCATCGTTTTTATCCAAAATCAATAACGTTGGTACCAATTTTTTATTACGTGATTCTACAATCACTTTTTCTTGGAAACCTGTTTGTTCGTCAATTTCAATTTGATAAGTTACCCCTTGCTCAATACCTTCGTAAGCAATTTTTCCTGAAAACTCAGAAATGATAACCGCATTATACGGATCCCATTGGAAAAGCAAAGTTCCTTTAGTAACCTCTTGCTTATCTTTTACAAAGATGCTCGCACCATACGGAATATCGTGCGTTTGCAATACCATTCCGGTAGTTGGGTCAACTACTTTCAATTCAGAAGAGCGAACCACTACGCTAATCGGATTTCCTTCGTTATCTTTACCTTTTACTGCACGTAAATCTTCAATTTCAAGGATACCGTTAAAGCGAGCTTCTGCCTTATTCTCTTCGGAAACGTTACCTGCAACCCCTCCGGCGTGGAACGTACGAAGCGTAAGCTGCGTACCCGGCTCACCGATAGACTGTGCAGCCACAACTCCCACAGCTTCACCTGTTTGAACCATTTTTCCTGTAGAAAGGTTTCTTCCGTAACATTTAGCACAAATTCCGTGTTTAGCCTCACAAGTAAGTGCAGAGCGTACTTCCACCATTTCAATAGGAGCTTCATTGATTTTAGCCACTACTTTTTCAGTGATTTCTTCTCCTGACCTAACAAGTAATTCTTCCGTAAGAGGATTATAAACATCGTGAAGTGAAACACGTCCTAAGATGCGTTCTCCCAGAGTTTCAACCACTTCTTCGTTTTTCTTCAATGCACGAACCTCCACACCACGTAGCGTTCCACAATCTTCCGTGTTAATAATAACATCTTGTGAAACGTCCACCAAACGACGTGTTAAGTACCCCGCATCGGCAGTTTTCAAAGCGGTATCGGCAAGACCTTTACGAGCACCGTGCGTTGAAATGAAGTACTCCAAGATTGACAAACCTTCTTTAAAGTTCGACAAGATTGGGTTTTCGATAATCTCGCCCCCTCCTACTGTCGATTTTTTCGGTTTTGCCATCAAACCACGCATACCCGTAAGCTGGCGAATCTGCTCTTTTGAACCCCTCGCACCAGAATCCAACATCATATATACAGAGTTAAATCCTTGTTGGTCGTTGCTAATTCGCTTCATAGCCAACTCAGTAAGCTGAGCATTAGTTGATGTCCAAACGTCAATTACCTGATTATAACGCTCGTTGTTGGTAATAAGACCCATATTATAGTTCATCATAATTCCGTCAACCAAACCGTTTGCCTCAGCAATCATATCGGCTTTTTCTTGCGGAATAATGATATCTCCCAAACTAAACGACAATCCTCCTTGGAAAGCGAATTTGTATCCCATATTCTTAATCTTATCCAAGAAATCTGCCGTAGTAGGAATACTTGTGGATTTCAAAATATGACCGATAATATCACGCAATGACTTTTTAGTCAATACCTCATTGATATATCCAGCTTCTGCAGGAACCACTTCGTTGAAAAGAACTCTACCTGTTGTGGTTTCCAACACTTTATATACTTTATTTCCTTCCTCGTCCAAATCCCTTACTCGAACTTTGATAAAGGCATTCAAACTAAGTTTTTTCTCGTTGTAAGCAATATTTACTTCCTCCGCAGAATAGAAAGTCATTCCTTCTCCCTTAATTGGATACTCAGGTGTTGAGCGTCTGCCTTTGGTCATATAGTAAAGCCCCAAAACCATATCCTGTGAAGGTACGGTAATCGGCGAACCGTTGGCAGGATTCAAGATGTTATGCGATGCCAACATCAAAAGTTGAGCTTCCAAAATAGCTTCCGGACCTAATGGTAAGTGTACCGCCATCTGGTCACCGTCAAAGTCCGCGTTAAACGCCGTACACACTAGTGGGTGCAACTGAATTGCTTTACCTTCAATTAGTTTAGGCTGGAAGGCTTGGATTCCCAAACGGTGCAACGTGGGGGCACGGTTCAGAAGCACCGGATGCCCTTTAATCACATTTTCCAAGATATCCCAAACTACAGGTTCTTTTTTGTCAATAATTTTCTTAGCAGACTTAACCGTTTTTACGATTCCTCTTTCAATTAACTTACGGATAACGAAAGGCTTATAAAGCTCTGCTGCCATATTTTTAGGAAGACCACACTCATACAATTTGAGTTCAGGACCTACAACGATTACCGAACGAGCCGAGTAATCCACACGTTTTCCAAGTAAGTTTTGACGGAAACGTCCTTGTTTTCCTTTCAATGAATCAGAAAGTGATTTAAGCGGACGGTTTGATTCTGTTTTAACCGCTGATGACTTACGTGTATTGTCGAACAATGAATCTACCGATTCTTGCAACATACGCTTCTCGTTACGCAAAATCACCTCAGGAGCCTTAATCTCCATCAAACGTTTCAAACGATTGTTACGGATAATTACCCTACGATATAAATCGTTCAAATCGGAAGTTGCGAAACGCCCACCATCTAACGGAACTAACGGACGTAATTCAGGTGGAATCACAGGAATTACCTTCATTATCATCCATTCTGGTTTGTTTTCACGATTGTTTTTCGCTTCACGGAAAGCTTCAACCACCTGCAAGCGTTTTAAAGCTTCTGTTTTACGTTGTTTAGAACTTTCGTTATTTGCCTTGTGACGCAAATCGTAAGAAAGTTCATCCAAATCCAATCGTTGGAGCAAATCTAACAAACATTCTGCTCCCATTTTTGCCACAAACTTGTTAGGGTCAGTATCTTCTAAATACTGATTCTCAACAGGAAGTGACTCCATTATGTTAAGATACTCTTCTTCTGTAAGAAAATCTAATGGTTGGATATCTTCTCCGTCAGGTCCTTTTGCTATACCCGGCTGGATAACTACATAACGCTCGTAGTAAATAATCATATCCAACTTTTTAGATGGCAAGCCCAACAAATATCCAATTTTGTTAGGCAACGAGCGGAAATACCAAATATGAGCAATTGGCACTACCAAATTGATATGTCCTACCCTATCACGACGCACTTTTTTCTCTGTTACTTCAACACCACATCTATCACAAACAATCCCCTTGTAACGGATACGCTTGTATTTTCCGCAAGCACACTCGTAATCCTTTACAGGACCAAAAATACGCTCACAAAACAAACCATCTCGCTCAGGTTTGTGTGTACGATAATTGATGGTTTCGGGTTTGATAACCTCCCCACGAGAAGCCGCTAAAATTGACTCTGGCGAAGCCAATCCGATAGAAATTTTATCGAATTTTGAAACAGTTGTATTTTTATCTCTTGCCATACTATATGGTTGTAAAAATTTTTATTTTATTGTAAAACCTTCAAAGGTTCTTAAAACATTTTATTTTAGAGGATTTATTGAAAGAATTTTAGATTTTTAAAATAATTCTTCTTGAACTTTCTTTGGCAACCCTTTTACCACAAGTTTATATGAATTCAAAATCCATTTTTTAAGTAAATTATCGGAAATTTTCCCGTTAATTTGAACTCTATTCCAATGTTTTTTATTCATATGCCAACCTGCAGTAACTTCGGCATATTGTTCACGAAGCTCAACGGCTTCCTCAGGGTCACACTTGAGATTTATAAACTCATATTTTGTAATGTTTACCAAGCAAAACATTTTTCCTTTGACTGAAAAAACTAAAACTTCATCATCAAACGGAAAACTTTCTTCTGAAGCTTTAAGTGACAGGCAGAATTCACGCAATTCTTCAATATTCATCACAAATTGAGATTATTTATAAATTCAACTTTGCCAAAGCTAAAAACTTCGGCAAAGTTTCTGAATTTGAATCCTTTATTCTTCCAAACGAATATCTAATCCGAGACCTTTCAGCTCGTGCATCAATACATTGAACGACTCTGGCAATCCTGGTTCAGGCATCGCCTCACCTTTCACGATAGCTTCGTAAGTTTTTGCTCTTCCGATAACGTCATCTGACTTAACTGTCAAGATTTCACGAAGCGTGCTTGAAGCTCCATAAGCCTCCAAAGCCCAAACCTCCATCTCTCCGAAACGCTGACCTCCAAACTGAGCCTTACCTCCAAGTGGTTGTTGCGTAATAAGTGAGTAAGGTCCGATAGAACGTGCGTGCATTTTGTCGTCAATCATATGTCCGAGTTTAATCATATAAATGACTCCAACAGTTGCTGGTTGGTCAAAACGCTCCCCTGTTCCTCCGTCATATAAATACGTATGACCAAAACGCGGAATGCCTGCTTTATCAGTAAGTTCGTTAATTTGGTCTAATGAAGCTCCGTCAAAAATTGGAGTAGCGTACTTCTGACCTAATTTCTGACCTGCCCAACCTAACACAGTTTCGTAAATCTGACCAATGTTCATACGCGAAGGTACCCCAAGAGGGTTCAACACGATATCCACTGGTGTTCCGTCTTCCAAGAAAGGCATATCCTCATCACGAACAATTCGGGCTACGATACCTTTATTTCCGTGACGACCCGCCATTTTATCTCCTACCTTCAACTTACGTTTTTTAGCTATGTAAACTTTAGCAAGTTTCAAAATCCCTGCAGGAAGTTCATCACCCACTGAAATAGTAAATTTCTCACGGCGTAACGCTCCTTGCAAGTCATTCAACTTGATTTTATAATTGTGTAATAAATCATCAATCAAAGCGTTAGTTTCCTTCTCGTCTGTCCATCCGCCTGACACTAAGTGAGCGTAATCCTCAATTGAATCAAGCATTTTAATAGTGAATTTTCTTCCTTTTGCGATGATTTCCTCACCCAAGTCATTCAAAACTCCTTGTGAAGTTTTTCCATCAACCAAAGTGAATAATTTCTTAACCAATTTATCTTTAAGAGATTGGAAATTAGAATTAAAATTAGCTTCAACAACCGCTATGTCTTCTTTATCCTTACCTCTTTTTCTTTTATCTTTAACTACTCTTGAGAACAGTTTTTTATCAACAACTACCCCGTAAAGCGAAGGAGAAGCCTTCAAAGAAGCATCTTTTACATCTCCAGCCTTATCTCCGAAAATCGCACGAAGTAATTTTTCTTCCGGTGTTGGGTCAGATTCCCCTTTCGGTGTGATTTTACCTATAAGAATATCCCCAGGGCGAATCTCCGCTCCGATCCGAATCATACCATTCTCATCCAAATCTTTAGTAGCCTCCTCAGAAACGTTCGGGATATCATTAGTAAGCTCTTCAGCTCCTAATTTAGTATCACGAACTTCCAAAGAATACTCATCAATATGGATAGACGTAAAAATATCCTCACGAACCACACGCTCCGAAATCACAATAGCATCCTCAAAGTTATACCCTTTCCAAGGCATAAATGCTACCTTCATATTGCGACCTAAAGCCAATTCTCCTTGTTCTGTCGCATACCCTTCACAAAGAACCTGCCCTTTGGTAACTCGGTCACCTTTACGTACAATCGGTTTCAGGTTGATACAAGTACCTTGGTTAGTTTTTTGGAATTTAATCAGATTGTAAATCGTTTCATCTTCGTCAAAGCTTACTAATTTCTGATTTTCAGTACGGTCGTATGTAATTACAATTTTCTCAGCATCAACATATTCTACTGTTCCATCACCTTCTGCATTCATCAAAACACGTGAA
Proteins encoded in this region:
- a CDS encoding porin; its protein translation is MKRLFFYLLMVSSSILFAQKAVNEDKEQLTPYYDFKKGVGITAPDSLFQMNIRFRMQNRFSVVTDKNDEVGYEAYIRRLRLRFEGFVADPKFGYTIQLSFAPRDVNGNHIIRDAIVFYKPNKNWLLSFGQTKLPGNRQRINSSGALQLTDRSINNATFNIDRDFGFQVHYLKQYNDKFSYNFKTAVTTGEGRDFVGRNTGLAYTARFEVLPLGKFKKGGEYFEGDILREETPKLYFGATYHYNHNATKTQGQNGNTLVNDQTRNLQSVLVDGLMKYNGWAAMASYMQRTANNPLVDLSAKSFVETGRGFDAQLSYAFPSNWEIASRYSHLAPTNDLKDIMPKRNQLSLGVTKYIWEHAFKAQMEITRTNKTLLDNSQKEWYLRFQVEIGI
- a CDS encoding MmcQ/YjbR family DNA-binding protein, with product MNIEELREFCLSLKASEESFPFDDEVLVFSVKGKMFCLVNITKYEFINLKCDPEEAVELREQYAEVTAGWHMNKKHWNRVQINGKISDNLLKKWILNSYKLVVKGLPKKVQEELF
- a CDS encoding DUF3467 domain-containing protein; translated protein: MSDLKENEGQLSIELDEKVADGIYSNLAIINHSMSEFVVDFVSVMPGIPKARVRSRVILTPQHAKRLLNALSENIQRFEKANGIIDENSHHSIPLFGLKGEA
- the rpoC gene encoding DNA-directed RNA polymerase subunit beta', whose product is MARDKNTTVSKFDKISIGLASPESILAASRGEVIKPETINYRTHKPERDGLFCERIFGPVKDYECACGKYKRIRYKGIVCDRCGVEVTEKKVRRDRVGHINLVVPIAHIWYFRSLPNKIGYLLGLPSKKLDMIIYYERYVVIQPGIAKGPDGEDIQPLDFLTEEEYLNIMESLPVENQYLEDTDPNKFVAKMGAECLLDLLQRLDLDELSYDLRHKANNESSKQRKTEALKRLQVVEAFREAKNNRENKPEWMIMKVIPVIPPELRPLVPLDGGRFATSDLNDLYRRVIIRNNRLKRLMEIKAPEVILRNEKRMLQESVDSLFDNTRKSSAVKTESNRPLKSLSDSLKGKQGRFRQNLLGKRVDYSARSVIVVGPELKLYECGLPKNMAAELYKPFVIRKLIERGIVKTVKSAKKIIDKKEPVVWDILENVIKGHPVLLNRAPTLHRLGIQAFQPKLIEGKAIQLHPLVCTAFNADFDGDQMAVHLPLGPEAILEAQLLMLASHNILNPANGSPITVPSQDMVLGLYYMTKGRRSTPEYPIKGEGMTFYSAEEVNIAYNEKKLSLNAFIKVRVRDLDEEGNKVYKVLETTTGRVLFNEVVPAEAGYINEVLTKKSLRDIIGHILKSTSIPTTADFLDKIKNMGYKFAFQGGLSFSLGDIIIPQEKADMIAEANGLVDGIMMNYNMGLITNNERYNQVIDVWTSTNAQLTELAMKRISNDQQGFNSVYMMLDSGARGSKEQIRQLTGMRGLMAKPKKSTVGGGEIIENPILSNFKEGLSILEYFISTHGARKGLADTALKTADAGYLTRRLVDVSQDVIINTEDCGTLRGVEVRALKKNEEVVETLGERILGRVSLHDVYNPLTEELLVRSGEEITEKVVAKINEAPIEMVEVRSALTCEAKHGICAKCYGRNLSTGKMVQTGEAVGVVAAQSIGEPGTQLTLRTFHAGGVAGNVSEENKAEARFNGILEIEDLRAVKGKDNEGNPISVVVRSSELKVVDPTTGMVLQTHDIPYGASIFVKDKQEVTKGTLLFQWDPYNAVIISEFSGKIAYEGIEQGVTYQIEIDEQTGFQEKVIVESRNKKLVPTLLILDKNDEVLRSYTLPVGAHIMVENASKVEEGKVLVKIPRNSAKSGDITGGLPRVTELFEARNPSNPAIVSEIDGVVSFGKIKRGNKEVIVTSRLGEERKYLVKLSSQILVQENDYVRAGKPLSDGSVTPDDILKIKGPSAVQQYLVNEVQEVYRLQGVKINDKHFEVIVRQMMRKVEIQDPGDTLFLEGQLVHKDDFIEENDKLFGKKIVEDVGDSENLKAGQIVSLRQLRDENSLLKRADKNLVIARDIIPATATPVLQGITRASLQTKSFISAASFQETTKVLNEAAVSGKVDTLDGLKENVVVGHRIPAGTGLKRYEKILVGSKAEMEVAEKKKSK